Genomic segment of Pseudobacteroides sp.:
TTAACAACAGGTTTATTTAACTCTTTGGAAGTCTTAGCAAAGCAATAAATATTGACAGCCTGTGCCACGAAGTAAACCCCCATTCCCGCCATAAACCCAAAGGGCAAAACATTGGCCAAAACCAGATTTCCAAACAAGTAAATGAATGTAGCAAGCACTGTTATTTTTGTATATGAATTCTTGTCAAGTTTGGCCTGAATGATAGCCATTACAACAAATGATATACTTATTATAATGGAAACACCAGTTGGAACAGTTGTCCCTTTTGCATAAGCAATTCCGCCAATAAGAAAGAGGAATTGCAGCAAAAACGCTAATCTGTACATAATTAACCCTCCCAATAAATCAAAAGCAAATACCTTAATATAACATTAAAGGATATGTAACCCAATGCAAATTAGAAATATTATACCACTACAAAGCCGGCACTACAACAAGAAAGAGATATTTTTGTACGATCCATGAAAAGAGCAAAAATCGGCAGACATTAAAATAGATAATCAACTGCAATCTATGCTTCAGTTGATTATCTATTGAAAACATTTACCGATCTTTTATCCTGTGTCAGCTGCTCTAACGCAGCCTTGAGGCACTTGTCTATATTCTACTGCTTCTGTTCCATTTTTTCCGGTGCACTAATACTAAGAATCGAAAGCACATTGCGAATTACAGTCCTTGTGCTGTCAATAAGAAGCAGCCTAGCTTTCATAACATTTTTCTCTTCTCCCCTTATGCGACAGGCATTATAAAAACTATGCAAATATCCTGCAACGTCAAGTACATATCGAGTCAATCTGCTGGGTTCCAGAGTATTGGCCGCTATTCTGATTTCTTCTGGGAACTGTGCCAAAGCCTTTATTAGATCCAGCTCTTCCTTTTTATTTAAAAGCGACAGATCCACAGAACCTATATCCGGCAGTTCTACGCCATCTTGTTCCTTAGCAAGCTTTATGATACTGCATATTCTTGCATGAGCATATTGAACATAAAACACAGGATTCTCATTTGATTTCTCAACTGCAAGGCTCATATCAAAATCCAAATGACTGCCGGAAGCCTTCATGTTGAAGAAGAAGCGTGCTGCATCTTTACCATAGATAATTGCTTCTTCGTCATTTCTTTCGCCATCCTTGCCCAACTCTTCCAATAAATCATTCAAGGATACCGCTCTACCGGTCCTTTTGGACATCCTGTAGGCTTCCCCGTTTTTAAACAGCCTTACAAGCTGGAATAGAACTACATCCAGCTTGTTGGCATCAATACCCATTGCCGACACAGCAGCTTTCATTCTGGCCACATGTCCATGGTGGTCGGCTCCTAAAAGGTTTATAACCCTGTCAAATTTACGTTTTAAAAATTTATTCTTGTGGTAGGCTATATCCGATGCAAAATAAGTAGGCAATCCGTTATTTCTGACTATTACCTCATCCTTTTCAATGCCGAACTCAGTAGCCTTAAACCAAATTGCTCCTTCTTTTTCAATGGCATAGCCCTTTGATTTGATGAAGTCCAATGTTTCTTGAAGCTCTCCGCTGTCATAGAGGGACTGTTCAGAAAACCACACATCAAACTCTATCCCGTAATTCTTAAGTGCTGTACGGATTCTCTGCAAATTTATGGGCAAGGCATACTCTACAAGAGTTCTTTGTCTTTCGGATGACTCGGCATTTAACAACTTGTCTCCGTTTTGAGCAATATAATCCCTCATATGATCGGTAATGTCCTCACCCTGGTATCCGTCTTCCGGGAAGGCCACCGCTTCCTCTCCAAGCAATAACTGGAGATACCTTGCCTCAAGGGATTTACCGAACTTCTCAATCTGGTTTCCTGCGTCGTTGATATAAAATTCCTTTGTAACATCATAGCCTGCTGCCTTAAGGACATTTGCAATACAATCACCTAAGGCACCGCCCCTTGCATTACCCATATGAAGAGGTCCGGTAGGGTTTGCACTTACAAACTCTACCATAACCTTTGCTCCATTACCCAAATTTATCTTGCCATAGTTCTCTCTCTCAGCTTGAATAACCTGTATGGCATCATATAGCCATTTAACATTTAAATAGAAATTAATAAACCCCGGTCCCGCACATTCAACCTTCTCAATATATGTATTTTCCAATTCCATATTTTTGATTATTATCTCAGCTGTCTGCCTGGGTGCCTTTTTAACCTGCTTTGTAATCTGCATGGCTACATTTGTAGAAAATTCGCCGTGCTCTTCTTCCCTTGGTATTTCAATAGTGATTTCAGGCACTTCTACCTGGGGTAATTCACCCTCGTTATATGCCTTTATAAGAGATTTTGATATAACCTTTTTAATTTCCTCCGTTAAATTCTGTATAACATTTGTCATCAATACGTCCTGCCTCTCTAATATACATATGAAAATCATTTTCTCCAGATTTATTATTATCTATTTCAAGCTGATAATCAACCTTTATTTCTCCACCTTCGTCATTAACATTTACTTCTACCTCATTTGCATATACTCCCACAGTAAACTGTCCATATGTGGTATCGTAATATGAAAGATGCTTTTGGCCTTGTTCAAATATGAACTGTGAATTTACAGACCCAAACCTCATAAGTGTAACAACTCCATCGGATATTTTCAAGGTTGTTGTAGTCCCTTCCATTCCGGTAACTTCGCTCTCTTTATAGGTAATGAAGTAAGCGTTGCCTTTTTTGTAGTATTTTCCTTCGGTAACAAGCTCAAGTATGTTTGGATCCTGATTATTCGAAGTTTGAGTGCCTTTGACGGAAATAATTACATACTTTTTCATAGAGCACACCTCCAGCAAAGTCAGCCTCATCCGGCTGCTGTTATTTTTACTACTTCATCTCCCATTTCTAAATATACTTGTTTTAAGTGATAATCTTTTACATTATTAATACTTTTAGTATAGCTAAAAACTTAAGCTTTAGTTATTCGGCTTAATTATGATAATGCAAAAAAGTGATTATCTTTTACATCATATACACTTTTTATTTAGCTTAAGCTTTTAGCCTTAAACACTCGCCTCAATATTTTTCAATGTCAACTTTTTCAGCTGAGTGTATTTCACTTTCTAATATTGCACTTCCAAGACTTTCAAACTTTTCAACACTATCACTGGTATAGTACCTGTAAACAGGACTGATGCGTTCATCCCTCATAATGTCCATTTCACCTAATATATTGCGGACTACTTTTGTAACCTCAAGGGCTGAACTCACAAGCTTTACATCATCACCCATAACCTTTGAAATAGTATTGTAAAGCATGGGATAATGGGTACATCCCATAACAAGGGTATCTATGCCCTCCTTCTTCATCGGTTCAAGATACTCTTGAGCAATTCTATATGCTATATCGTTTTCCCACCACCCTTCTTCAACCAACGGTACAAATAAGGGACAAGCCTTTTGCACTATTTCAATTGAGCTATCCAGTCTATATATAGCCCTCTCATATACACCGCTGCTAATT
This window contains:
- the murI gene encoding glutamate racemase, whose amino-acid sequence is MDNRPIGVFDSGLGGLTVLKELKRLIPTESVVYFGDSGRAPYGTKSTDTIIKYTFQDIRFLLNQDIKMIVIACNTASACSLKLVKDSFDIPVIEVTEPGAITAVNETKNKKIGVIGTVATISSGVYERAIYRLDSSIEIVQKACPLFVPLVEEGWWENDIAYRIAQEYLEPMKKEGIDTLVMGCTHYPMLYNTISKVMGDDVKLVSSALEVTKVVRNILGEMDIMRDERISPVYRYYTSDSVEKFESLGSAILESEIHSAEKVDIEKY
- a CDS encoding DUF1934 domain-containing protein, encoding MKKYVIISVKGTQTSNNQDPNILELVTEGKYYKKGNAYFITYKESEVTGMEGTTTTLKISDGVVTLMRFGSVNSQFIFEQGQKHLSYYDTTYGQFTVGVYANEVEVNVNDEGGEIKVDYQLEIDNNKSGENDFHMYIREAGRIDDKCYTEFNGGN
- the argS gene encoding arginine--tRNA ligase is translated as MTNVIQNLTEEIKKVISKSLIKAYNEGELPQVEVPEITIEIPREEEHGEFSTNVAMQITKQVKKAPRQTAEIIIKNMELENTYIEKVECAGPGFINFYLNVKWLYDAIQVIQAERENYGKINLGNGAKVMVEFVSANPTGPLHMGNARGGALGDCIANVLKAAGYDVTKEFYINDAGNQIEKFGKSLEARYLQLLLGEEAVAFPEDGYQGEDITDHMRDYIAQNGDKLLNAESSERQRTLVEYALPINLQRIRTALKNYGIEFDVWFSEQSLYDSGELQETLDFIKSKGYAIEKEGAIWFKATEFGIEKDEVIVRNNGLPTYFASDIAYHKNKFLKRKFDRVINLLGADHHGHVARMKAAVSAMGIDANKLDVVLFQLVRLFKNGEAYRMSKRTGRAVSLNDLLEELGKDGERNDEEAIIYGKDAARFFFNMKASGSHLDFDMSLAVEKSNENPVFYVQYAHARICSIIKLAKEQDGVELPDIGSVDLSLLNKKEELDLIKALAQFPEEIRIAANTLEPSRLTRYVLDVAGYLHSFYNACRIRGEEKNVMKARLLLIDSTRTVIRNVLSILSISAPEKMEQKQ